In the Ovis aries strain OAR_USU_Benz2616 breed Rambouillet chromosome 18, ARS-UI_Ramb_v3.0, whole genome shotgun sequence genome, CTGAGCTCAAATCCAGATGCTCTAGAGGAGAGCGGCCTCCGCgcctttccagcttctagaggagAGCGGCCTCCACGCCTTTCCAGCTCCTAGAGGCGCCTGCATTTCTCGGCTCCTGGCCACTCCCTGCACCTTCCAGGCCGGCTGCAGCCTCTTCAGATCTCTCTCACCTTCCAAGCTGGCTGTAGCCTCTTCAGATCTCTCTGACCCTCgcaccccacctccctcccgcaAGGAAGCTGGTGATGACAAAGCCTGCCCCGGCAATCTGGGATGATCCCAGATCTCAAGGCCTGTGATTTAATCATGTCATCCAGAGGGAGCTGGCACACGTCCCAGGTGTTCTGGGCCTGgccgggggcagggcagggggtgcAGAACACTGATGCAGACATGCGGGACTGGGGTGAAGACTGGACTTTCCCAGCAGCCCCTGGGCGAGTGGGGAGGGCAGAGTGAGAcaggaggtgggcagggaggcctggcgggcagCCCCTCCGGCAGGGCAGATGGCGGCGGGAGGTGTGGGCTCAGGGGaccctggggctgccctggtTTCCTCTGCCTTCCCGGCCAGCCAGGGTGGGTCTCCCACAGGGCTGCTGGTGGTGCCCGCTGACCAGCCGGAACCTGCACCTCCATGCTGCAGGAAGTGGTCTTGGTACCTGGGCCCCTGGGCCCTGGAGACTCCTTGGGGAAGGTAAGCCACCCTCGTAGACCTGGGGCCCCTCCCTGGGCACAGAGGCAGCTTTGGGGCCCTGACTGCACTTCCTCCAGTGAGAGCCAGCCTCCAGTGCTGGTATCCAGCAGTCAACGTCCTGAGAGCCCCGCCCCAGAGCATCTCAGCGTCTTCCTCATGCCCCTCAGGAACGGCCCAGGGCAGCCTGCTGGCTCCAGGGCACCCCTGGagggcctgatgctggggaaaggcGGCAGAGCCCATCATTGGCACAGACTCGGCCGCCTGTGTGGGACCAGGCACTGCCGGGGCCTGGGTGTGAGCAGACAGGTGCGGTGGGGCCCAGGGGCTCCCTTTACCTTCTCACCTGCTCTTCTCCGTCAGAGGCAGCAGGCAGGCAGCGGGTGCGCGCCCCTCCTCCGTCCCAGGGTGGCCGAGGCTGCGATGTTGGGGGCGGTGCTCAGTGAGGGCAGGGTGGGGACTCCGGTGGGTGGAAAGCGGCCTGAGCCTCCAAAGCCTAGCCGCTCTCGGATGGCTGCTCACTGCCCCTGTTCTCCGGCCTCAGATGAGGACGGGGTGGGGCGGAGGAGCCCAGGACCCAGCGTCTCTGGGAGGCGGCACCGCGTCCCCAAACGAGGCCCCGTGGGGCCACCTGCAGAGGGGCGGCGGCCACCGGGCCCTCCTCGGGGCCAGCTCCGCCGTAAGGCCGCCTGTTGCCGGCGATCAGAGTCGCCCTGGTCGGCGGCCTGGGTGTGGGCTGCCGCGGAATTTCAGGGCGCCCGCAGGCGAGTCTCCCTCTGGTTGCGGAGTGACGCCGGTGGAGAGGCTTCCCGGGCCGCGCCTGGAGCCCGGGGGCGTCCGGCGAGGTCCCGGGCGCCGCTGCCGCGCAGTGCTGTCGCCCTGGCAACCGGCGCCGCTGAGGGGGTGGGGGCGCGGGGACCCGGGTCCGGGTCCGGCGGGTGCGGGCGGCCGGGAGCGTGGGGCGGGGCctcgggccgggggcggggcgcgcgcgGGGGGCGCCGCGGAGCCGAGGAGAGCGCGGACTCGGCGGGCGCGCGGACGAGCTCCGTGGGGCCGGGCCCCGCGCGCGCAGCATCTGGCCGGCGGCGGGTAGGTGCGGGCAGGGCACGCGGGCAGGGAGCCCCGGGGAGCCCCGAGTGGCCGGCCGCAGGGGTGGCAGGGTGCAGCGGCGGCGCTGCAGGGGCGAGGCCTGGCGGCCAGACTGCCTGGACCAGGCCCTGTCGCGGGGAGCGGGCGGAGCGGACCGAGGAGTCTAGACGCAGGCTGCCGGGAGCGGCCCAACCCCTTCACCGGCCTCGCCTCCGTCCGATCGGGCTGCGGGAGGGCCGCCTTTTCCTCTCACCCTACCACCCCTTGTGGGCACTGAGGGATGCTTGCGAGGCGCCAGGGAAGAGGCGGGCAGCGAAGCGCCCAGAGGCCCCGGAGTCTGTGAGGTCCGGGCAGCCAAGCAGGAGGCCCCGGGCCGGGCTCAGGACGGCGGGGGCAGCAGGGCCTGGGGCCGGTCCCCAGGGAGAGGCCCGGCGGCTGCGGGGGAGGGGCGGCCAGGCCCTGGCTCCGGCCTTCTGGAGCAGGGGCTGGGGCTCCTCCGTGAGCGCCGGTCGGGACAGGGTCTGTCTGGCCCCCCGGCCCTGGCCCAGGTCTGATGAGCGCGTGAGGGAGTGGAAACGCCCGCGGAGTGGATGGGAGGCGGGGTGCGCGTTGCCGCGGTTGTTTGGCTCCTTGGCTGGGCCAAGGGCTGGGATGAAGGAGGTTCCCAGGCCGCTGCTGCAGccacggggtggggtgggggggcttcgTGGGTCAAGTGTGTCCACACAGTGGGGGTGAAGCAGGGGTGTGTGCGTGATGGGGGGCAGGAGCTCATGGAATTGTGGGCGCAGGAGCTAGGCCGATGGCCCTCCCAAGGCACCTTCTACTCCAGGCGTCCACACTCAGAGTGGTGGGCTCCTGCGTGTGGTGGCAGAGCCCCTGGGAGGCGGGTGCCAGGTGGGGCAGCAGCTAGGGTGAGACCAGGGCTGGCGGCGCCCACTTGGAAGGGGGCCTTCCTCCCCAGGCAGCGGGGGCTGCAGTGCCGCCAGGGAGGCCGAGCGCCGGCTCCACAGTCGCGGGTGACATTAAATTTTATGTCTTTGTCTAGACAGGGCAGTAAACAGAGCTGGGGCCAGGGGTGCTGTGGGCGAGACTGGAGGGGTGGGGAGCCTGGCTAGGAGTGAGCCTCAAGTGACTTTGGGGTGGATGAGGCCGGGGCTCTCTGTCTTTCCTGAGGGTGTCAGCGGGCACACGGGTGCTGACCCACAGCCTGGAGTGGGGCTGTGACCAGCCCCGCCGTGACGGCCAGTGCCAGGGGTGTGAGACCGGCGCAGGGGCTGGCGGCCCCGCGGGTAGCAGAGGAGGCTTCCTAAGACTGCCACCAAGGCTCGGGGGCAGGGGGCGACTGGGGGCCCACCCCTTCGTGGTGAGCAGGGCGAGCTGGCGTAGGGCTGGGGGAGTTCAGAGCGCAGTAGGGCAGCAGGGAGCCACGGTGCGTGCAGGGCGGAAGAGAACGGGCCACACGCCCTGTGGAGAGTGGGCCACAGGCGAGACCGAGTTTGCGAAAGCAGGGAGAAAAGATGCCGGGCCTGcgaggcaggggcaggggggcGCGGAGGGGCTTTGGGGATGGAGCCTCCGGGACCTGGATGACTCTCAGTCCTGGATCGGAGAACCGGCTCACAGCCCCGGCTCCTCGCGCCTTCGCTTCTCGCCGAGCCGAGGGCGCAGGCCCGCCTCCCTCCCGGCGCGGCGCGGCGAGCGAGGCTGCCCGAGCGGGAACGGCCGCGGGACGGGACTCCGGGCGAGCGGCGCGGGCCGCTGGAGCCGGAGGGACAAAGCCTCGGGGCGCCGGGGCCGCGCGCGGCAGGGAGCAGCCGCTTCCGTCCCCGTCCCCCCTCGGCTTCGGCGGGAACGCGGCCCCGGCCTCAGGTGCGGCGGCGGCGCCCCCTGGAGGCCCGGGCTCGGCGCGCGGCCCCTCGCGCGCGCGCGTGCGGCAGAGCCGGGCCTGGGGCCCGGACAGCGTTCCTCGGGGGAAGGGcgccggggggtgggggagcggcCGCCCGCTCTGCGTGCTGACCCCGTCTGCTCTGATCTCCCCAGATTCCGAGCTCGCCGGCCCGGAGCAGCGGCGCCCTCGGGGCGGCTGGACAGGCCCCGCGCCATGCCCGAGGGCTGagtgccgccgccgccgccgcagggCCTCGTCCCGCCTCGCGTGGGACCGCGCGCGCCCAGGTCGGGGCCCAGGCGGCCGACCATGGTGCTGCCTCCCCCGGACCGGCGCCACGTGTGCCTGACCACGCTGGTGATCGTGGGCAGCATGGCGGTCATGGACGCGTACCTGGTGGAGCAGAACCAGGGCCCGCGCAAGATCGGCGTGTGCATCATCGTGCTGGTGGGCGACGTGTGCTTCCTGCTGGTGCTGCGCTACGTGGCCGTGTGGGTGGGCGCCGAGGTGCGCACGGCCAAGCGCGGCTACGCCATGAtcctctggttcctctacatCTTCGTGCTGGAGATCAAGCTCTACTTCATCTTCCAAAACTACAAggcggcgcggcgcggcgcggcCGACCCGGTGGCGCGCAAGGCGCTGACGCTGCTGCTGTCGGTGTGCGTGCCGGGCCTCTTCCTGCTGCTGGTGGCGCTCGACCGCATGGAGTACGTGCGCACCTTCCGGAAGCGCGAGGACCTGCGCGGCCGCCTCTTCTGGGTGGCGCTGGACCTGCTGGACCTGCTGGACATGCAGGCCAGCCTGTGGGAGCCGCCGCGCAGCGGGCTGCCCCTGTGGGCCGAGGGCCTCACCTTCTTCTACTGctacatgctgctgctggtgctgccgTGCGTGGCGCTCAGCGAGGTCAGCATGCAGGGCGAGCACATCGCGCCGCAGAAGATGATGCTCTACCCGGTGCTCAGCCTCGCCACCGTCAACGTGGTGGCTGTGCTGGCGCGCGCCGCCAACATGGCGCTGTTCCGCGACAGCCGCGTCTCCGCCATCTTCGTGGGCAAGAACGTGGTGGCACTGGCCACCAAGGCCTGCACCTTCCTGGAGTACCGGCGCCAGGCGCGCGACTTCCCGCCACCCGCGCTGGCGCTGGAGCTGCAGCCGCCCGCCCCGCAGCGCAGCTCGGTGCCGCCGCCCCAGCCGCTGCACGGCGCCCCGGGCCGCCCCCGCGGCCCCTCGCCCACGCGCGACGCCCTGGACACGTGACCGGGGCCCCCAGACTCCGAGACGCGTGGCGGCAGGCGCGCGCGGTTTgcatgggatggggtggggtcaGGTGCGGAGAGCGCCCCTACCCGCGGGGCCTGCGGCCGCGCCTTCATCTCAGGGATCCCTCGGACCACGGACCTCGGCCCCGGCCCGTGAGCCAGTGTGTGCGGCCGGGGCGGAGCGGGGAGGGTCCCGCCTCCACCTGCGGGGGGGTCTGGGTGGCAGGGGAGCACAGAGTGGGCCGAGGTCTGGTCCCTTGGGGTCCCTCGGTGGGGGCCTCTGGCTCAGCGTTTGGGACCGAGGAGGCCTCTGTCATTTTAAAGACTCGTGTTTACAGTTTTGTATGTAACTGGCTGTGCTCTGCCTGTTTGATGCGTCCAGTCTCTGACAGCCGGGGAGGGGTGTGCCCGAGTGACGGCGGGGTGGGGCCTGTGTCCTTCCCAGGCCTCCTCCCAGGGgcttctccccagcccctgcgCAGGCACAATTGCTTGGGCATTCTGAGGCAGACCCTCCAGCCTCCCTgctcctgtccccacccccacccccatccccgagATGCTGGCCCTgtccctgcccctgcctccccaccccctcacccccagcccagaAGTGTCCAGCGCCCAAGTCTCCCTGGCCCCCCGGGGGCTCTCCCTGGCCAGGACAGTGTGATGCCAGATGGGACCCGGCCCCAGCTTGGCTCCCTGTGGCCCGGCACAGGGCAGTGGAGCCCAGATGCCTGGGGAGCCGGTGGCACCCGGGGCCCAGGGCTCGGTGCCCAGAGGCGCAGAGTGGCCACCTTGCTGGCTGGTCTGTCTGGAGAGCCCACGGGGCAAAGCCCATCTGCAGGGCTCTCTGCGGCTCTGCCCAGGCCCTTGCACCTGAGATGGGACTCTGGGTGCCCAGAAGGCCTGGGAGGGGCTCATAGCCTCTGGGGAGGGGCCCTTTGCCTTGGGCCTGGTGAGGCTGTGGACcaggctgtttgaggaggccttgaAAACCTTTCCTGGCTTCCTGAGGTGGCTTCCGGAGGCCAAAAGTGACCCAGCGCCGGGCAGCTGACTGTCCGCCTGTTCTTCCCTCACTCATCGGCTCACAGGTCCTCACTGAGTGTCCACGCCCTGCTGGCCCCGAGCAGGCCCTGACGCTGAGCCAGGCAGACTGTCCCTGTGGACGCAGCCAGGCCACGGGGCCTGACGGGAGGGCTCTGTGCTGGGAGGCCTTCCTCAGAGCAGGTTTGGAGTCCGTGAGGAGGCCTGGGTGGGACAGGCCTGGGAGGAGCTTGACGGTCTCTGAGGCGGTAGGGCCTGGCAGGGGCGAGGCGGGCAGCCCCACCAGACCTGCTCCAAGTTGCGGGTGAGGGCGGGGGTCCCTGCGTGGGGGCCCTGGGTgtccctgggggcgggggtgagggcGGGGGTCCCTGCGTGGGGGCCCTGGGTggccctgggggcgggggtgagaGCGGGGGTCCCTGCGTGgggcccctgggggtgggggtgagggcggGGGTCCCTGCGTGGGGGCCCTGGGTgtccctgggggcgggggtgagggcGGGGGTCCCTGCGTGGGGCCCCTggtggccctgggggtgggggtgagggcggGGGTCCCTGCGTGGGGGCCCTGggtggccctgggggtgggggtccctgcGTGGGGGCCCTGggtggccctgggggtgggggtgagggcggGGGTCCCTGCGTGGGGgcccctgggggcgggggtgagaGCGGGGGTCCCTGCGTGGGGGCCCTGggtggccctgggggtgggggtgagggcggGTGTCCCTGCGTGGGGTCCCTGCGTGgggcccctgggggtgggggtgagggcggGTGTCCCTGCGTGGGGGCCCTGggtgg is a window encoding:
- the TMEM121 gene encoding transmembrane protein 121; this encodes MVLPPPDRRHVCLTTLVIVGSMAVMDAYLVEQNQGPRKIGVCIIVLVGDVCFLLVLRYVAVWVGAEVRTAKRGYAMILWFLYIFVLEIKLYFIFQNYKAARRGAADPVARKALTLLLSVCVPGLFLLLVALDRMEYVRTFRKREDLRGRLFWVALDLLDLLDMQASLWEPPRSGLPLWAEGLTFFYCYMLLLVLPCVALSEVSMQGEHIAPQKMMLYPVLSLATVNVVAVLARAANMALFRDSRVSAIFVGKNVVALATKACTFLEYRRQARDFPPPALALELQPPAPQRSSVPPPQPLHGAPGRPRGPSPTRDALDT